Proteins from one Nicotiana tabacum cultivar K326 chromosome 23, ASM71507v2, whole genome shotgun sequence genomic window:
- the LOC142177575 gene encoding uncharacterized protein LOC142177575, giving the protein MPCLFNEVQQAQNRASVLHHESFLRYWDEVYQLELEVKELSEKRDMNKCLSEQHEGPIKDLQAGLDEAQREALNLRREHADLVEKVQQKIERIDQLQAKMNEVQAMTDGWKRKMDRLASEKETAQAQLASVEVQLQVVKEKANKWSQLNNELRSQLSSALAERDALGKECEAIKSQLCTTSADAEEMVAQYRADVEAAEAHLKTTAEYVRRLSRRETLEEIHARGFDKSAEIEEAKRLEVKAKKLAEPEDEGSSEGSEEPEGLGGSGDEAGSGEDQA; this is encoded by the exons ATGCCGTGCCTATTCAACGAAGTGCAACAGGCACAAAATCGG GCCTCGGTACTTCATCACGAAAGCTTTCTTCGGTACTGGGATGAGGTTTACCAGCTTGAGCTTGAGGTCAAGGAGCTTTCCGAGAAAAGAGATATGAATAAATGTCTCAGCGAGCAACACGAAGGGCCCATCAAGGACCTTCAGGCTGGGCTGGATGAGGCTCAAAGGGAAGCTTTGAACCTGAGGCGGGAACATGCCGATCTAGTCGAAAAG GTTCAACAGAAGATTGAACGGATTGACCAACTCCAAGCTAAAATGAATGAGGTCCAAGCCATGACCGATGGTTGGAAGAGAAAAATGGACCGACTGGCTTCGGAGAAGGAAACCGCCCAGGCACAACTGGCATCGGTAGAGGTTCAACTCCAGGTGGTGAAAGAAAAAGCCAACAAGTGGTCCCAATTGAATAATGAACTTCGATCGCAATTGAGTTCGGCTCTGGCAGAGCGGGACGCCCTCGGTAAAGAATGTGAAGCTATAAAGTCTCAGCTATGCACAACCTCCGCTGATgctgaagagatggtggcccagtatagGGCCGATGTCGAAGCAGCCGAGGCTCACCTAAAGACTACTGCTGAGTATGTGAGGCGGCTatcccggagggagaccctcgaagagatccatgcccgAGGCTTTGACAAATCGGCCGAGATCGAGGAGGCGAAGAGACTTGAGGTCAAGGCCAAGAAGCTGGCTGAACCCGAAGACGAAGGAAGCTCCGAGGGTTCCGAAGAACCCGAAGGCCTCGGCGGCTCTGGTGACGAGGCGGGTTCTGGTGAAGATCAAGCGTAG